In Salarias fasciatus chromosome 13, fSalaFa1.1, whole genome shotgun sequence, the sequence TTCTCTCGGCTTAGCGCGCTAGCATATCCTACCCCGGGCACCCATACCTCCGACGGGCTAAGCTGCAGTTGCTGTGCAGGCGTCGTATGAacccttccctcagcttctgtGCTGTCATTATTCTGGCTTGCTGCAAGCACACGGCACTGCGGTCAGGCAGGAGTAGAGAGAGAGCTGCCTGGtggccgctctctctgctggtcgTGGCCTCTGCACTTCGTGCCTGGTGTCTGATTTGGTTGTGTGggcggcgtatgcccccttccctcaaccTCCGCTGAGAAGGCGTGGCATAAGGTGGGAAAGCTGGGTATTCGACGATGGACGGCTCTCACCGCTGTGTCACCTGTGAAGCCCCCTATAGGCGGATGATGGTCACGACCACTGTCCCAGTTGCCTTGGTCCTGTCCACCTCAGGGAGGCACTGTTGGACACCCCGTGCATGGACTGTAGCTACATGCCCTATGCGCAGCGGGCTGCTTTGCTGACGCaggtctcttctgctgctgaggGTGGCCAGGGGGCCTCCTCTTCGTTGCAGTTGCCTGCCTCTCAGCCCCCCCGCCCCTACCTCTCAGAGTGTCAGGGGATAGTTGGACTCTGGCATGGAACATATGCCCAATGTGGGGCCGGCTGTAGCGTCCCTCTGCTTATCGCACTACCATTGTTCTGGTCTGTTGCACGCACCCGCCCTGGCTGTTGGGTAGCCCTATGGCAGAAGGGAGTGGAAGCTGTCGAGCTTCCCTTCCTGGATGGCCTGGTGTTCTgcgtttgctgtgcaggcggcgtacgCCACCTTCCCGCAGCTTACCGCATCACTGTTGTTAATTTTTTCTGGTATATGGTGCACACCCCCCACTTCTGTCGGGTGATGCCACTATAGAGGCTGTTggaggagggagctgctgggcaCCCGTTCCCCCTCCTGGATGTGGCCTTAGCTGGGACACTGGCCGGGGCTTGGCGTTTGCTGTGCAGGTGGCGTATTCGAGAGgttgtgtcagcctccctttgAACCCCTGGCAGCGGCGGAGCTGCAGTGGGTGTCACGCAAGACGGTGTTCCTACTAGCCATTACTACGGCCAAGCGTGTGGGGGAGCTGCACGagtgacgttgttggtatacatactcgaactgcgctTGTGCAAAGGGAACATTTCAGTGCTTTAAGCaacgcctctggcggtcatccgggattcatagaaccgtaatTACGTTAGTAACTTTCGTTTCACCTGTTTACAATACCTTCCTTTGTCACCATATCTACCTCTGTTTGCATTAGACCTGTATTTGCACTGTTCTTTGCTCCCCGTCTGTTTTTATAATGTGCTTTATCTTGATTGGACCTTACTGCACCATTTCTTTTGTTACCTTTATCTTTTAAACCTGCTTCATGCTTTGACAGACATAATAAGAGTTTTGTTGCATGCCGTAAACTGCTATCTTCTGTGCACTTGATAATACACATTTTGAATCCGTTGCCTTGATCTGTGATTATGTtagatttttcaaaataaaagaagtaaTCTCTTGGAAGCAGATataaccaaaaaaataaaaaagtgtgtgaaatattgattttcTGCAGGACTTGACAATTCCCTCACTCCCCTGTTCAAAGAGGTTTCCAGTGACCGGGAAGTCAACAACAGGTATTACACCTTGGTGCGTCTCTTGTATTTACCTGAAGTCAGCTGTCTGCAGTCACCAGCCACTGACAGGTAAAGTCCAATGATCAAAAtatactctgtgtgtgtgtgtgtccttcataTCACAGCAAACTAGAACCAattgtttctcctcttttgcTCTACAGTGAGCTTGAATCGAGGATCTCATCACTCAAACCTTTCCACGCATCGCTGGTGAACCAAACTTGGAAATTTGGAGGGAACCAGCAAGGTTATAACAATATCAGACATCTAATCAGCAACTTCCCTTCATGCTGCATCATGGACGAACACGGCCAGCCAGTGTCCTGGATTCTGGTGTACCATTACGGTGCTTTGGGGATATTGTACACGCTGCCAGAGCACAGAGGAAAAGGTTATGCTAAAGTGTTGATCAGCACCATGGCCAAGAAACTGCTTGCTGAGAGCCACCCGGTTTATTGCTTCATCGAGGAGGACAACTCATTGTCCTACAAGCTCTTTAAAAACTTGGGCTTCATTGAAGATCCTTCCTACAGGGCAGTGTGGCTTGAGTTCAATTTTTGAGCATCTTTTAAATACACAGCGAAGATTTGATTTACCAAACAACctttttttatcatgttttatcatgctttttatcatttcatgtatttcatAATCTTAAAAGCTTAAGAGTGTTATTCGCCTTGCTTTTATTCGATTTTGTATTTCCGTGTAAATCCATGTGAATAACCTTGTGTTTGAATGATGgtatataaatacatttgctTTGCCTCAAATGTTCCTTCAATAAAAATCATTAGTaacatggtggtgcagtgatgAGTGCTCTTGCGTCACAGTAAGTAAGGTTCCTCTGATACCCCAGCTTCCTCCCATGGCCCAGAAACATCAATGCCTAGCGCTAAATAACTCAATTGCCCTCTGTGACCTTGAAAGGACAAGATGAATAGTGGCATGGTATTTTTATTTGAACATATCGTTCAAACAGTTACGTTTGTGTCTTAGTTTCAAAACAGTCTAAAAAATGTTCCTTTCGTTAAATAATTCTGGAGAACATTGCACAATGTATTAATTTAAGAATATTATTTTGAGCAcaacatgagaaaaatatgattttatcTCAAATACGTAATCTCATTCAAACCTCAGCGACCTGCACATTCGCTATTGGAAGACTTCAGTACCtaaacatatttcaaaataaatgaaggaaGTTACTTCAATCGATCATTCCAAACATTTTGAGAGAATCACTTTTATTAATTGTGTTCAACTCAAAGATAAACTGTTACAACAATAACTCTCGCAGTTTACATGTTCCCAAGTTTGTGAAGCATTTTCgtgttttgagttttcatcGTAGAATTTCAGTTTGCGTCATTTATTAGACATATTTGACAACTCCTGCTCAGTTTGTTGTGTGGGATTTCTACAATTTATGAGTTACGAAAACGAGGACATAATTGCCATTGTCTTGTGCCTTTTTTAACATCACATacaattaaatattaaagattAAATCAATAGATTAAAGGAACGAGAAAATGACACCTAACATGGTTCCAAATCAGCACTGAATAGTTAATAAAAAGTGGTAAAGAGGTGTACGTTTTTTGCAGTGCTCCAAGCATACATTTTTCTCcacaaagcaacatttttagctttttttaaagtaaaaatatctTCTCAAATCCAAATGCTTataactgtctttttttttttttttttttaacaaactttAATagaatttcacaaaaaaaaagattgggaatattctattttgttttttaattcaaattacTATCAAACTTTTGGGATGTGAGGTGACCAACTACTTATTTTTCCACCataatttacaaataaattctttaaaaatcctgcaggatttcctgttttttttttcacattccgTCTCTCACAGTTGAAGTGACCTCTGTCAATATTTGAAGTAGACGAATTGCACAATCTTTGGTGGTGG encodes:
- the LOC115399697 gene encoding glycine N-acyltransferase-like protein 3 isoform X1, which encodes MKVLNREELQVAEGVLLQHLPKSYKVYGFLYGINRNKPATVEVMVDSWPDFKVIICRPHPKLAMEFMKKVTCFSTDEQAFRKVLTEENAIDWSTYFVIGGLDNSLTPLFKEVSSDREVNNRYYTLVRLLYLPEVSCLQSPATDSELESRISSLKPFHASLVNQTWKFGGNQQGYNNIRHLISNFPSCCIMDEHGQPVSWILVYHYGALGILYTLPEHRGKGYAKVLISTMAKKLLAESHPVYCFIEEDNSLSYKLFKNLGFIEDPSYRAVWLEFNF
- the LOC115399697 gene encoding glycine N-acyltransferase-like protein 3 isoform X2, encoding MKVLNREELQVAEGVLLQHLPKSYKVYGFLYGINRNKPATVEVMVDSWPDFKVIICRPHPKLAMEFMKKVTCFSTDEQAFRKVLTEENAIDWSTYFVIGEVSSDREVNNRYYTLVRLLYLPEVSCLQSPATDSELESRISSLKPFHASLVNQTWKFGGNQQGYNNIRHLISNFPSCCIMDEHGQPVSWILVYHYGALGILYTLPEHRGKGYAKVLISTMAKKLLAESHPVYCFIEEDNSLSYKLFKNLGFIEDPSYRAVWLEFNF